From the Chitinolyticbacter meiyuanensis genome, one window contains:
- a CDS encoding tyrosine-type recombinase/integrase, with protein MPIKKRGTKGIWWIDIVTPTGERIRQSAGTQNEKEAQELHDRMKSKLWEQSRLNVKREYLWEEAAIRYLKEIQHKKSLDDDKRYLRWWTEAFRGRAINSITKAEAAEVVEKRYSAPASRNRMIATLRALLNTAIRDWEWIDHVPAFRVYEEPDGRIRWLTQDHAARLIERLPPWLATMARFALATGLRQSNVYELTWDRVDLRRRCVFIPGSMFKSGKDFYCVLSDDAVSVIRGQLGKHSTHVFVDRNGQPMSYWPRSNDSIMRKEMKSLGITDFVWHDWRHTWASWHVQGGTDIYTLKRLGGWETIEMPQRYAHLCVEHLLEPAQVTNLAQVRLTSAAQQKNKADESALSA; from the coding sequence ATGCCGATCAAGAAAAGAGGCACAAAGGGGATCTGGTGGATCGACATCGTTACGCCAACTGGCGAGCGAATTAGACAGTCTGCTGGAACCCAAAACGAGAAGGAAGCACAGGAGCTGCACGACCGCATGAAGTCCAAGCTCTGGGAACAGAGCCGGCTCAATGTGAAGCGTGAGTATCTGTGGGAAGAAGCGGCCATACGCTACCTGAAGGAGATACAGCACAAAAAGTCACTGGATGACGACAAGCGCTATCTGCGATGGTGGACTGAGGCGTTTCGGGGTAGGGCGATCAATAGCATCACCAAAGCCGAGGCGGCAGAGGTGGTGGAAAAACGCTACTCGGCGCCAGCCTCGCGCAACCGGATGATCGCTACGCTTCGAGCGCTGCTCAACACCGCGATACGTGACTGGGAGTGGATCGATCATGTCCCAGCTTTCCGGGTCTACGAGGAGCCGGATGGGCGTATCCGCTGGCTTACTCAGGATCACGCCGCACGGTTGATCGAGCGGCTGCCACCCTGGTTAGCAACGATGGCAAGGTTTGCGCTGGCGACTGGTTTGCGGCAGTCGAATGTGTACGAACTAACGTGGGATCGGGTCGATCTGCGTCGGCGATGCGTTTTCATCCCTGGCAGCATGTTCAAAAGCGGCAAAGACTTCTACTGCGTGCTCTCCGACGATGCTGTGAGCGTGATACGAGGGCAGCTTGGCAAGCACTCGACTCATGTTTTTGTCGATCGAAACGGACAGCCGATGAGCTACTGGCCACGCTCGAACGACAGCATCATGCGAAAGGAGATGAAGTCGCTTGGCATCACGGACTTCGTCTGGCACGACTGGCGGCACACTTGGGCAAGCTGGCACGTGCAGGGCGGTACCGACATCTACACACTGAAACGGCTCGGTGGATGGGAGACCATCGAAATGCCACAACGCTATGCCCACCTGTGCGTGGAACACTTGTTGGAACCAGCTCAAGTCACAAATCTGGCACAGGTACGTCTGACATCTGCGGCACAGCAAAAAAATAAGGCCGATGAATCGGCCCTAAGTGCTTGA
- a CDS encoding helix-turn-helix domain-containing protein, which produces MTNPLFAPIRNIAAIRAKTGLNQKEFWEAVGVTQSGGSRFESGRQMSKPVLGMLRTVYPQWVET; this is translated from the coding sequence ATGACAAACCCACTCTTCGCCCCGATCCGCAACATCGCAGCCATCCGCGCCAAGACTGGGCTGAACCAGAAAGAGTTCTGGGAAGCGGTCGGCGTCACGCAGTCCGGTGGCAGCCGCTTCGAATCTGGACGGCAAATGTCGAAGCCAGTGCTGGGCATGCTGCGCACGGTTTATCCGCAGTGGGTGGAAACATGA
- a CDS encoding DUF551 domain-containing protein translates to MSKHTAELARNWAEHFHGRRGYEVVEEQLTAYATMLEAARLVPEGWRPIETAPKDGTVVDVWHEEFGRYAGYYWGLPYHSCGEMGRLCDSDWHDLEPGWVDEFNEPVSGEGFTHWMPLPTAPSATIVTPAAPQVDVEALQARIAELEGRINTPHTHEWFEAVRLEAAHQIERWSVEHDAGKQPQDWFWLIGYLAGKALAAALAGNDEKAKHHTISSGAALLNWYRAMVGDTNAMRPGIEPPEDAQCGKGGE, encoded by the coding sequence ATGAGCAAGCACACAGCAGAACTCGCCCGCAATTGGGCTGAGCATTTCCACGGGAGACGGGGTTACGAAGTGGTGGAAGAGCAGCTCACCGCCTACGCCACCATGCTCGAAGCGGCACGTTTGGTGCCCGAGGGCTGGCGCCCGATTGAAACTGCGCCGAAAGACGGCACCGTCGTAGATGTTTGGCATGAAGAGTTCGGTCGGTACGCCGGTTACTACTGGGGTCTGCCTTACCACTCTTGCGGCGAGATGGGCCGCCTGTGTGACAGCGATTGGCACGACCTTGAGCCGGGCTGGGTGGATGAATTCAACGAGCCAGTTTCAGGGGAAGGCTTTACCCATTGGATGCCGTTACCTACAGCACCAAGCGCAACCATCGTCACCCCGGCCGCGCCGCAGGTGGATGTCGAGGCGCTGCAAGCCCGCATTGCTGAGCTGGAAGGCCGTATCAACACTCCGCACACTCACGAATGGTTCGAGGCCGTGCGCCTGGAAGCAGCACACCAGATCGAGCGCTGGAGCGTCGAGCACGACGCGGGCAAGCAGCCGCAAGACTGGTTCTGGCTGATTGGCTATCTGGCCGGCAAGGCACTCGCCGCAGCGCTGGCTGGCAACGACGAGAAAGCCAAGCACCACACCATCAGCAGCGGCGCCGCCCTGCTGAACTGGTATCGCGCCATGGTCGGCGACACGAACGCCATGCGCCCAGGCATCGAGCCACCGGAAGACGCCCAGTGCGGCAAGGGTGGTGAGTGA
- a CDS encoding ASCH domain-containing protein, translating to MTTLVLPLKAIYFNQIKDGTKDEEYRLMTPYWCKRLEDRTYDRIVLQLGYPAQSDLARRLVRPWRGYTIKTITHPHFGPDPVGVFAIKVN from the coding sequence ATGACCACACTCGTCTTGCCGCTAAAGGCCATCTACTTCAACCAGATCAAGGACGGGACCAAGGACGAGGAATACCGGTTGATGACTCCGTACTGGTGCAAGCGGCTCGAAGACCGAACCTACGACCGGATCGTGCTGCAGCTTGGATACCCGGCTCAATCTGACCTCGCCCGGCGGCTCGTGCGCCCATGGCGCGGATACACGATCAAGACCATTACCCATCCGCACTTCGGCCCCGATCCGGTCGGAGTGTTCGCAATCAAGGTGAACTGA
- a CDS encoding AAA family ATPase, giving the protein MLFKPATNTQAFLKCGIMGFAGDGKTHTATEIAIGMVEHMRAKGLPGGDKPVMFLDTETGSDWVKPRFDAAGIQLMVAKTRAFVDLVTAVDEAESEGAFLLIDSISHFWTGLCDEYAQRRNRKRGLEFSDWAWLKKEWRRFTDRYVNSNCHIVLCGRAGYEYDFFEGEDGKKNLEKTGIKMKAEGETGYEPSILVLMEKQMDINQSPPQVWRTATILKDRSTKIDGKQFANPTFRDFLPHIEYLNLGGVHLGVDTSRDNAELFSEDGEPRWQKEKRMKEIALDEIVELLNKHHGGTSNDAKRAKADVLEAVFGTRSWERINTFDFTTISAGRNALWIRLEGKEYSWPQPNVAVNEPATEELLEDVPQ; this is encoded by the coding sequence ATGCTGTTCAAGCCAGCCACCAACACTCAAGCGTTCCTCAAGTGCGGAATCATGGGCTTCGCCGGCGACGGAAAAACCCACACTGCAACCGAAATCGCAATCGGCATGGTCGAGCACATGCGAGCCAAGGGCCTGCCCGGCGGTGACAAGCCAGTGATGTTTCTGGATACCGAAACAGGATCGGACTGGGTAAAGCCCCGGTTCGACGCCGCAGGCATTCAACTGATGGTTGCCAAGACCCGTGCCTTTGTTGACCTCGTGACTGCCGTGGACGAGGCAGAGAGCGAGGGGGCTTTCCTCCTGATCGACTCTATCAGCCACTTCTGGACTGGGCTGTGCGATGAATACGCGCAGCGCCGGAACCGTAAGCGCGGCTTGGAATTCAGTGACTGGGCATGGCTCAAGAAGGAATGGCGCCGCTTCACTGACCGCTATGTGAACAGCAACTGCCACATCGTCCTGTGTGGCCGGGCTGGTTACGAATATGACTTCTTCGAAGGCGAGGATGGCAAAAAGAACTTGGAGAAGACTGGCATCAAGATGAAGGCCGAGGGCGAGACAGGCTATGAGCCTTCCATTCTGGTGCTCATGGAAAAGCAGATGGACATCAACCAGAGCCCGCCCCAAGTGTGGCGTACCGCAACGATCCTGAAGGACCGCAGCACGAAGATTGACGGTAAGCAGTTCGCCAACCCCACGTTCCGCGATTTTCTCCCCCACATTGAATACCTAAATCTCGGTGGCGTTCATCTTGGCGTGGATACCAGCCGCGACAACGCCGAGCTTTTCTCCGAAGACGGAGAGCCACGCTGGCAGAAAGAAAAGCGCATGAAGGAAATCGCGCTGGACGAGATCGTGGAGCTGCTCAACAAGCACCACGGCGGCACATCGAATGATGCCAAGAGAGCCAAGGCGGATGTGCTTGAGGCGGTGTTCGGCACTCGTTCGTGGGAGCGGATCAATACCTTCGACTTCACCACCATATCCGCAGGAAGAAACGCGCTCTGGATTCGCCTGGAGGGTAAGGAGTACAGCTGGCCACAACCCAACGTGGCAGTGAATGAGCCCGCCACCGAGGAGCTACTTGAAGACGTTCCGCAGTAG
- a CDS encoding DUF7666 domain-containing protein, giving the protein MAARKKKAVQEEVITSYKGFDANWQCRGFQFAVGGKFKHDGEVKACASGFHACEYPLDVFKYYSPAGSKFAVVSQSGDLARHADDSKVASKKLEVKAELSIAGLVKAAIEFTTSKCLPIDPESPASSTGYQGAASSTGDYGAASSTGYQGAASSTGDYGAASSTGYQGAASSTGDYGAASSTGYQGAASSTGYQGAASSTGDYGAASSTGDYGAASSTGYQGAASSTGDYGAASSTGDYGAASSTGDYGAASSTGKHAVALAAGREGRAMATESGAIVLLYRNDDGEIVHIRASKVGENGIKANVFYMLNADGEFVEA; this is encoded by the coding sequence ATGGCAGCACGCAAAAAGAAGGCCGTGCAGGAAGAAGTAATCACGTCATACAAGGGTTTCGATGCCAACTGGCAATGCCGCGGGTTCCAGTTTGCGGTGGGCGGCAAGTTCAAGCATGACGGCGAGGTCAAAGCCTGCGCCTCGGGCTTCCATGCCTGCGAGTACCCGCTGGATGTATTCAAGTACTACTCTCCAGCTGGATCAAAGTTTGCAGTCGTGTCGCAATCGGGCGATCTGGCGCGCCATGCCGACGACTCGAAGGTCGCAAGCAAAAAACTGGAAGTAAAAGCTGAGCTGTCGATCGCTGGGCTGGTCAAGGCTGCAATTGAGTTTACGACCAGCAAATGCCTGCCGATCGATCCGGAATCTCCAGCCAGCAGCACTGGCTACCAAGGCGCAGCCAGCAGCACTGGCGACTACGGCGCAGCCAGCAGCACTGGCTACCAAGGCGCAGCCAGCAGCACTGGCGACTACGGCGCAGCCAGCAGCACTGGCTACCAAGGCGCAGCCAGCAGCACTGGCGACTACGGCGCAGCCAGCAGCACTGGCTACCAAGGCGCAGCCAGCAGCACTGGCTACCAAGGCGCAGCCAGCAGCACTGGCGACTACGGCGCAGCCAGCAGCACTGGCGACTACGGCGCAGCCAGCAGCACTGGCTACCAAGGCGCAGCCAGCAGCACTGGCGACTACGGCGCAGCCAGCAGCACTGGCGACTACGGCGCAGCCAGCAGCACTGGCGACTACGGCGCAGCCAGCAGCACTGGCAAGCACGCGGTGGCTCTCGCTGCAGGACGCGAAGGCCGTGCCATGGCTACGGAGTCCGGCGCGATCGTCCTGCTCTACCGAAACGACGATGGTGAGATCGTGCACATCCGTGCGAGCAAGGTCGGAGAGAACGGCATCAAGGCGAACGTTTTCTACATGCTCAACGCTGATGGCGAATTCGTCGAAGCATGA
- a CDS encoding S24 family peptidase, which yields MNEGYQLISDKSISFEGLSSDTTDGDHLWTMQIQQIRHANLVKLLNERFDGVIAQLAKASGKDRNYVRFLIYPEKPGGRAMGEKLAREIETALGLPSGWLDVHPEDHEQAGHAVAKVVNLGAPVQTPPRPVRVIDNIDEADPEHGIFEVPRYTLRASAGEGEPVLEIDEAGTPNFCRSAWAKREGLQKEKLFSIVAKGDSMVPTIPDGASIIVHKQKRVVSGRIHVICRNGECFVKRLYAQLDGSLLIRSDNAAAYKDVTLQPDELEDVHVVGLVVSVSFNV from the coding sequence ATGAACGAAGGATATCAACTGATATCCGACAAATCAATATCATTTGAAGGCTTATCAAGCGATACGACAGACGGCGATCATCTCTGGACTATGCAAATCCAGCAGATTCGCCACGCCAACCTTGTAAAGCTGCTCAACGAGCGATTCGATGGGGTTATTGCTCAGCTCGCGAAGGCGAGCGGGAAGGACAGGAACTACGTTCGCTTCCTCATCTACCCGGAGAAGCCGGGCGGCAGGGCGATGGGTGAGAAGCTGGCCCGAGAGATCGAAACCGCTCTAGGGTTGCCAAGTGGGTGGCTTGATGTTCATCCAGAAGACCATGAGCAGGCAGGACATGCCGTTGCAAAAGTGGTGAATTTGGGCGCGCCAGTTCAAACGCCACCGCGCCCTGTTCGCGTAATTGACAACATCGATGAAGCCGATCCAGAACATGGAATCTTCGAGGTCCCGCGTTATACGCTTCGCGCCTCAGCTGGAGAAGGTGAGCCGGTACTAGAGATCGACGAAGCCGGAACGCCCAATTTCTGCCGCAGCGCTTGGGCCAAGCGTGAAGGACTTCAGAAGGAAAAGCTGTTCAGCATAGTTGCCAAAGGCGACTCGATGGTTCCTACGATCCCGGACGGCGCCAGCATCATCGTGCACAAGCAGAAACGCGTGGTGAGTGGCCGCATCCACGTGATCTGCCGCAATGGTGAGTGTTTCGTGAAGCGGCTGTACGCACAGCTTGATGGATCACTGCTAATAAGGTCTGACAACGCAGCTGCCTACAAGGATGTCACCCTGCAGCCTGATGAGCTGGAAGATGTTCACGTTGTTGGCCTGGTAGTGTCCGTATCGTTTAACGTTTAG
- a CDS encoding transcriptional regulator yields MSTAFKSYFFGLDKMGRELFATQVGSSVGYLTLVANGHRMPGSILCVDIERASGGAVRRRDLRPDDWLRRWPELAVVAGSGRRKKPAKKAA; encoded by the coding sequence ATGAGCACAGCCTTCAAATCCTACTTTTTCGGTCTCGACAAGATGGGGCGTGAGTTGTTCGCGACCCAGGTCGGGAGTTCGGTTGGTTATCTGACCTTGGTTGCCAACGGCCACCGTATGCCCGGCTCGATTTTGTGTGTCGACATTGAGCGCGCAAGTGGTGGCGCTGTGCGGCGGCGAGATCTGCGCCCAGACGATTGGTTGCGACGATGGCCCGAACTCGCGGTGGTCGCCGGATCCGGTAGGCGCAAAAAGCCCGCCAAAAAGGCTGCTTGA
- a CDS encoding GIY-YIG nuclease family protein, which produces MSYGFVYVLGNACMPGIYKVGMTDRAPMQRCRELSAATAAPMGFDLLFYIEVDEALKVEHEIHSLFAEERVNESREFFEVSFSRLIECLRDRAENYCMTFDGESEFQEEIYREEAAAIQARVGTFFAQEADPVHWPRFDDFHF; this is translated from the coding sequence GTGAGCTACGGATTCGTCTATGTGCTTGGCAACGCCTGCATGCCTGGCATCTACAAGGTAGGCATGACCGATCGTGCCCCTATGCAGCGCTGTCGCGAGTTGTCTGCTGCTACCGCGGCGCCAATGGGTTTTGACCTCCTCTTCTACATCGAAGTCGACGAGGCGTTGAAGGTTGAGCACGAGATTCACTCTTTGTTTGCGGAAGAGCGCGTCAACGAGTCGAGAGAATTCTTCGAAGTGAGTTTCTCCCGGCTCATTGAGTGTCTACGTGACCGTGCAGAGAACTACTGCATGACATTCGACGGTGAAAGCGAGTTTCAGGAGGAGATCTACAGGGAGGAAGCGGCAGCTATTCAAGCTCGGGTCGGCACCTTCTTTGCGCAAGAAGCAGATCCAGTCCACTGGCCGCGCTTTGACGATTTCCACTTCTGA
- a CDS encoding YdaU family protein has translation MNFYKRHIGDYMKDAGHLSLLEHGVYVRLMDVYYTRESGIPEAQSARLVGARTEEERAALQNVLDEFFVLEDCVWHQRRCDAEIQAAQESQAERDARRDNERERQSRHRDERRDLFAKLREHGVIPAYDTPTHELRTDLSRVTGGDGTRDVTCTDTAIHKPLAISHKPDKEQKTTRSPASTTLVSLADLIADGLAEQTAAEWLAYRKRKRSQLTPRAWDGLKAEIQKAGLTPEAGVCMAMARGWQGFNADWCAQSAPASRATAKSSNPSYDDGQRRDYGQGGKL, from the coding sequence ATGAACTTCTACAAGCGCCACATTGGCGACTACATGAAGGACGCAGGCCACCTGTCCCTGCTTGAGCACGGGGTGTACGTCCGGCTGATGGACGTCTACTACACCCGCGAGTCCGGCATCCCCGAAGCGCAGTCGGCTCGCCTGGTGGGTGCAAGGACCGAAGAGGAGCGCGCAGCACTACAAAACGTGCTGGATGAGTTCTTCGTACTAGAGGACTGCGTCTGGCATCAAAGGCGTTGCGACGCTGAGATCCAAGCTGCGCAAGAAAGCCAGGCCGAGCGTGACGCACGCCGTGACAACGAGCGCGAGAGACAGAGTCGTCACCGTGACGAACGCCGGGATTTATTCGCAAAGCTGCGTGAACACGGCGTGATTCCGGCGTACGACACGCCAACACACGAGTTGCGTACAGACCTGTCACGCGTGACAGGTGGTGACGGTACGCGTGATGTCACATGTACGGACACGGCTATCCATAAGCCATTAGCCATAAGCCATAAGCCAGATAAAGAACAAAAGACTACGCGCTCGCCAGCGAGCACGACGCTCGTATCTCTGGCCGATCTGATTGCTGACGGCCTCGCCGAGCAGACTGCCGCTGAGTGGCTTGCCTACCGCAAACGAAAACGCAGCCAGCTGACGCCAAGAGCCTGGGATGGGCTGAAAGCCGAAATCCAGAAGGCTGGGCTTACCCCGGAAGCTGGCGTATGCATGGCCATGGCACGGGGCTGGCAGGGCTTTAACGCCGATTGGTGTGCGCAATCTGCCCCAGCCAGCCGAGCTACAGCGAAGAGTTCCAACCCCAGCTACGACGACGGGCAGCGCCGCGACTACGGCCAAGGAGGCAAGCTGTGA
- a CDS encoding ATP-binding protein, with product MSDKQNESRQAHCETHGDYTSTFFAMPFSGSGIWSKCPECSREHAEKQERDRLEAEERDRRRRWEAKIQHAAIPDRFQDRTLANYVVECDGQRHALEFATAFASAFEQGRSSRCAIFSGEAGTGKTHLAVGIALRIMHRYNRSAAFTTVQRYIRAVRDTWSRDSELSESEVVRHYAEPDLLILDEVGVQAGSENEKLILFDLLNERYEKRKSTLMLTNLTVDECRAFLGERVFDRLREDGGEFVPFTWESQRGKKAA from the coding sequence GTGAGCGACAAGCAGAACGAATCCCGCCAGGCTCACTGCGAGACCCATGGGGATTACACAAGCACCTTCTTCGCGATGCCGTTCTCAGGTTCTGGCATCTGGAGCAAGTGCCCGGAGTGCTCGCGCGAACACGCCGAGAAGCAGGAGCGTGACCGCCTCGAGGCCGAGGAGCGTGACCGCCGCCGGCGCTGGGAAGCCAAGATCCAACACGCTGCCATCCCTGACCGCTTTCAGGATCGCACGCTCGCCAACTACGTCGTGGAGTGCGATGGCCAACGCCATGCGCTGGAGTTCGCTACCGCATTCGCCTCGGCGTTTGAGCAGGGCCGCTCGAGCCGCTGCGCGATCTTCAGTGGCGAGGCAGGCACAGGCAAGACGCATCTAGCTGTTGGCATCGCCCTGCGGATCATGCATCGCTACAACCGATCCGCCGCGTTCACCACTGTGCAGCGCTACATCAGGGCAGTGCGCGACACCTGGAGCCGCGATAGCGAGCTGAGTGAATCGGAAGTGGTGCGCCACTACGCAGAGCCGGACTTGTTGATCCTCGATGAGGTGGGCGTACAGGCCGGCAGCGAGAACGAGAAGCTGATCCTGTTCGACCTGCTGAACGAGCGCTACGAGAAGCGCAAATCCACGCTGATGCTGACCAATTTGACCGTGGACGAGTGCCGCGCCTTCCTCGGTGAGCGCGTATTCGACCGGCTGCGCGAGGATGGCGGCGAGTTCGTGCCGTTCACCTGGGAAAGCCAGCGCGGCAAGAAGGCAGCATGA
- a CDS encoding recombination protein NinB, which produces MKQQFICHTDHIKHNAMHAVAQLRPGDGKPMVVEIRPCTRTIDQNAKLWSVLTDIADQVNWHGQKLSKEDWKHVLTAALQKMRVVPAIDGAGFVALGMSTSRMTVAEMCELIELAQAFGAEHGVMWGDDARQAMEWAKR; this is translated from the coding sequence ATGAAACAGCAATTCATCTGCCACACAGACCACATCAAGCACAACGCAATGCATGCGGTAGCGCAGCTGCGTCCTGGTGATGGCAAGCCGATGGTGGTCGAGATCCGGCCATGCACGCGCACGATCGACCAGAACGCCAAGCTCTGGAGTGTGCTGACCGACATCGCCGACCAAGTGAACTGGCACGGCCAGAAGCTCAGCAAAGAGGACTGGAAACATGTGCTCACCGCTGCGCTGCAGAAGATGCGCGTAGTGCCCGCCATTGATGGCGCCGGCTTCGTGGCCTTGGGCATGAGTACCAGCAGGATGACCGTGGCCGAGATGTGCGAGCTGATCGAGCTGGCGCAGGCATTCGGGGCTGAGCACGGCGTGATGTGGGGCGACGATGCCCGGCAAGCCATGGAGTGGGCAAAGCGATGA
- a CDS encoding HAD domain-containing protein, producing the protein MKVLFLDFDGVLNSIKTATAFGGYPLSLDQVGMFDQTALQLIRNLRGAGVSIVLSTTWRLFCEQRDIERAMGFELAGETPRSESGRRGEEIKAWLDANPDVTDYAIVDDDSDMLPEQLSRFVKTDAHEGLTLADFCRICTILGIDPGDTRPRERQWNKTGKSLDWGQA; encoded by the coding sequence GTGAAAGTCCTGTTTCTTGATTTCGATGGCGTGCTGAACAGCATCAAAACCGCGACGGCGTTTGGTGGATATCCGCTGTCACTGGACCAAGTTGGGATGTTCGACCAGACAGCGTTGCAGCTGATCCGCAACCTGCGGGGCGCTGGCGTTTCAATCGTGCTTTCTACGACGTGGCGACTTTTCTGTGAGCAACGGGACATCGAGCGCGCAATGGGCTTTGAGCTCGCCGGGGAAACACCTCGAAGCGAGAGCGGTCGTCGTGGCGAGGAAATCAAGGCTTGGCTCGATGCAAATCCAGATGTGACGGACTACGCCATTGTCGATGACGACAGCGACATGCTTCCTGAGCAGCTGTCGAGATTCGTTAAGACCGACGCACACGAGGGGCTGACGCTGGCCGACTTCTGCAGGATCTGCACCATCCTCGGCATTGATCCTGGCGACACAAGGCCGCGCGAACGTCAATGGAACAAGACGGGCAAGTCGCTCGACTGGGGGCAGGCATGA
- a CDS encoding putative PDDEXK endonuclease, with protein MSTMQRRKGAAAERELFGLLEEELGIAVKRNLTQTREKGCDTLDVAGWAIECKRQESLQLGSWWAQTLRQADTAKCRPILFYRQSRQPWRAVVRLHDVAPAIYEPDHGTTTMDLQAACQLIRSLAQVPLFQEA; from the coding sequence ATGAGCACGATGCAACGACGCAAAGGTGCTGCGGCAGAGCGCGAGCTATTCGGGCTGCTGGAGGAAGAGTTGGGCATCGCCGTAAAGCGGAACCTGACCCAGACCAGAGAGAAAGGCTGTGACACGCTCGATGTTGCTGGCTGGGCGATTGAGTGCAAGCGGCAGGAATCACTGCAGCTTGGCTCATGGTGGGCTCAGACACTGAGGCAGGCCGATACAGCAAAGTGCCGCCCGATCTTGTTCTATCGCCAGTCACGCCAGCCATGGCGCGCTGTCGTTCGCCTACATGACGTAGCCCCGGCCATCTACGAGCCAGACCACGGCACGACGACGATGGACCTGCAGGCAGCCTGCCAACTAATCCGATCCCTCGCGCAAGTACCACTGTTTCAGGAGGCATGA
- a CDS encoding putative metallopeptidase, with product MRPLPPEHIGRFGPDDSHPKSYIPAPEVLAWVKEHILDEDGDLYNEDHAHLVEANIAFLWASSAFTKAGHTVVGQAEEVMFRCGPWQRGRQEQQMTEWFGYVPDFLITLAASYCEQCSDAEFCALVEHELYHLGHALDDFGQPKFTKEGLPKIAIRGHDVEEFTGVVRRYGASAEVQDLLDAAKGRPEVSQINVARACGTCLLKSA from the coding sequence ATGAGACCTTTGCCGCCAGAGCACATCGGGCGGTTCGGTCCTGATGACTCACACCCAAAGAGCTATATCCCCGCGCCTGAGGTGCTGGCGTGGGTTAAAGAACACATCCTTGATGAGGATGGCGACCTCTACAACGAGGATCACGCCCACCTCGTCGAGGCAAACATTGCATTCCTTTGGGCTTCATCCGCCTTCACCAAGGCTGGACACACTGTTGTCGGCCAGGCTGAGGAAGTCATGTTCCGCTGCGGCCCTTGGCAACGAGGGCGCCAAGAGCAGCAGATGACCGAATGGTTCGGCTACGTGCCGGACTTCCTCATTACCTTGGCTGCTAGCTATTGCGAGCAATGCAGTGATGCCGAGTTCTGCGCGCTGGTCGAGCACGAGCTTTATCACCTGGGGCATGCGCTGGATGACTTCGGCCAGCCCAAGTTCACCAAAGAAGGCCTGCCCAAGATCGCCATCCGTGGGCACGACGTGGAAGAGTTCACGGGCGTGGTAAGGCGATATGGCGCGAGCGCTGAAGTACAAGACCTCCTTGACGCCGCCAAAGGCCGTCCAGAGGTATCCCAAATCAACGTGGCGAGGGCCTGCGGCACCTGTCTGCTTAAGTCGGCCTGA
- a CDS encoding DUF2280 domain-containing protein produces the protein MAALGSEAKAFIVQALACFDTPSQVAEAVKNEFGLTISRQQVESHDPTKYAGRGLGKKWADMFHECRRVFREQTIDIPIANRAFRLRALGRMAERAENMRNLALTAQLLEQAAKEVGDVYVNRQAKADGTGDAPTPTRVEVAIVDARKPDADAERSSG, from the coding sequence ATGGCAGCACTAGGAAGCGAGGCCAAAGCCTTCATCGTTCAGGCGCTGGCCTGCTTCGACACGCCATCTCAGGTTGCCGAGGCAGTCAAGAACGAGTTTGGCCTGACCATTTCACGCCAGCAGGTCGAATCGCACGACCCAACCAAGTACGCTGGTCGTGGGCTAGGCAAGAAGTGGGCAGACATGTTTCACGAATGCCGAAGGGTGTTCCGTGAGCAAACCATCGACATCCCGATTGCCAACCGGGCATTCAGACTCCGCGCCTTGGGCCGCATGGCTGAGCGCGCTGAGAACATGCGAAACCTCGCCTTGACCGCCCAGTTGTTGGAGCAGGCAGCCAAGGAAGTCGGCGACGTGTATGTGAACCGCCAAGCCAAGGCTGACGGTACTGGAGATGCGCCGACGCCAACCCGAGTTGAAGTCGCAATCGTCGACGCCAGGAAGCCCGATGCCGACGCTGAACGTTCCTCAGGGTAA